One part of the Clarias gariepinus isolate MV-2021 ecotype Netherlands chromosome 24, CGAR_prim_01v2, whole genome shotgun sequence genome encodes these proteins:
- the gtf2ird1 gene encoding general transcription factor II-I repeat domain-containing protein 1 isoform X1, which produces MAQLRKPGCDGMRLNSRAELRGPQTSARHEILTSLVSALDSVCTAMSKLNAEVACVTVHEDSVIAVGTEKGRIFLNSRKEIQTDFHKFCRVSCLQALNSISSHAKVPDTESSRTGKDGLPPAKQQRALTDAHSNIFVLRKMVEEVFSVLYSEAVGKSSLVPVPYEWIQKEPGAVLVHGLPDGVTLRRPADYDTKTLMKILEQSNRIRFIVKRVPDEAQRDGKSCPETNHHPSPAVKSASNHTPVKTPAQEVPASSSMLSSFLYGMPVPSQTHPDAKGDPKPSVLHTLVKERQAAWAPVDEKATPPKEATDNGERIALAGDVVQSPPSIHISKRLLFSIVHEKSEKWDAFIRETEDINTLRECVQILFNSRYAEALGLDHMVPVPYRKIACDPEAVEIIGIPDKIPFKRPCTYGVPKLKRILEERHGVRFVVRRMFDERIFTAAGKVAKEEGKQDGSSPEDGFPEGLRVPSSALELVSNTHSSRSTSSCVSPLADCEAENVFLGPSGDCVPLKKVKTEPPDGEIIQVTVPENTAAPEEPNEPQVELVTPDLRRPLEPLAVEELVQKSASQGLKRVVEEDIGEMILQLRKQVESLFSTKYAEALGLPEPVKVPYSKFQMYPEDLYVTGLPEGITFRRPNCFGAAKLRKILSSSNQIQFFINRPDLLTETQLKHEPPSQAICDPAECDPKDSLLEDPGPAAKRPGFLDSLEAKLSRIDLANTLREQVQDLFNRKYGEALGIKYPVQVPYKRIKSNPGSVIIEGLPPGIPFRKPCTFGSQNLERILAVADKISFTIMRPFQGLIPKPAPRRITLLKKAYSSISAEEEDINRMGEKVILREQVKELFNKKYGEALGLDRPVVVPYKLIRASPDSLEVCGLPEDILFRNPNTYDIIRLEKILEARDDITINIKTPLQPFVQLCPQTSSSESNEVAVNRRKRKRVLDSSRSVPAPGADPANSTNQIPVMQWPMYMVDYSGVNVQVPGKVKY; this is translated from the exons ATGGCGCAGCTGCGGAAGCCGGGCTGTGACGGGATGAGACTGAACTCTCGTGCCGAGCTCCGCGGGCCACAGACATCTGCCAGACACGAAATCCTCACCAGCTTAGTGTCGGCGCTGGACTCTGTG TGCACCGCTATGTCCAAGCTGAACGCGGAGGTGGCCTGCGTCACCGTGCACGAGGATAGTGTGATCGCTGTAGGAACAGAAAAAGGGAGAATTTTCCTCAATTCCAGGAAAGAAATCCAGACAGACTTTCACAAATTCTGCA GGGTCTCCTGTCTGCAGGCATTAAATTCAATCAGCTCCCACGCCAAAGTTCCAGATACAGAAAGCAGCCGGACTGGTAAAGATGGTTTACCACCAGCTAAACAGCAGCGAGCCTTAACAGACGCTCACTCCAATATCTTTGTCCTGAGGAAGATGGTGGAAGAAGTCTTCAGCGTACTTTATA GTGAGGCTGTAGGGAAGAGCAGCCTGGTCCCCGTGCCTTATGAGTGGATTCAGAAAGAGCCTGGTGCTGTGCTCGTTCACGGCCTCCCCGATGGTGTGACCCTTAGAAGACCTGCTGATTACGACACCAAGACCTTAATGAAGATCCTGGAGCAGAGCAACCGCATTCGCTTTATCGTCAAACG AGTGCCAGACGAGGCCCAGCGCGATGGTAAATCCTGTCCGGAAACCAATCACCACCCCTCTCCTGCTGTTAAGAGTGCCAGCAACCACACGCCTGTTAAAACCCCCGCACAGGAAGTGCCTGCTAGCAGCTCCATGCTCTCCAGCTTCCTGTATGGAATGCCTGTGCCTTCCCAGACACACCCAGATGCTAAGGGCGATCCGAAGCCCTCGGTGCTGCACACCCTCGTCAAGGAACGGCAAGCAGCCTGGGCACCAGTCGACGAGAAGGCCACTCCACCCAAAGAGGCCACTGACAATG GTGAGCGGATAGCACTTGCAGGAGATGTCGTTCAGAGCCCTCCCAGCATCCACATCTCCAAACGCCTACTCTTTTCCATAGTGCATGAGAAATCAG AAAAATGGGACGCCTtcatcagagagacagaggacaTCAACACACTACGGGAGTGCGTGCAGATCCTGTTTAATAGTCGCTACG CTGAAGCGTTGGGTTTGGATCACATGGTCCCTGTGCCGTACCGGAAGATCGCCTGCGATCCGGAAGCGGTCGAGATCATCGGAATACCAGACAAGATTCCCTTTAAGAGACCTTGCACTTACGGAGTGCCTAAACTCAAACGAATCTTGGAAGAGAGACACGGCGTCCGTTTTGTCGTGAGACG GATGTTTGATGAGCGAATCTTCACTG CTGCAGGGAAAGTTGCTAAGGAGGAAGGCAAGCAGGATGGCTCCTCCCCTGAAGACGGCTTCCCAGAAGGGCTTAGGGTGCCGAGCTCCGCCCTCGAGCTGGTCAGCAACACCCACAGCAGCAG ATCCACCAGTTCCTGTGTCAGTCCCTTGGCAGACTGTGAAGCAG aaaatgtgtttttagggCCTTCGGGAGACTGCGTACCTTTAAAAAAGGTCAAAACAGAGCCACCAGATGGAGAAATCATTCAGGTCACTGTACCAG AGAACACCGCAGCACCGGAGGAGCCAAACGAGCCTCAGGTTGAACTTGTGACCCCTGATCTCCGGCGCCCCCTGGAGCCTCTAGCAG TCGAAGAGCTGGTGCAGAAGTCAGCGTCGCAAGGTCTCAAAAGAGTTGTTGAAG AAGACATCGGAGAGATGATTCTCCAGCTGCGAAAGCAAGTGGAGAGCCTCTTCAGCACGAAATACG CGGAGGCTCTGGGCCTGCCCGAACCCGTGAAGGTACCCTACTCAAAGTTCCAGATGTATCCCGAGGACCTGTACGTCACAGGACTACCGGAAGGGATCACGTTCCGGAGACCGAACTGCTTCGGAGCAGCCAAACTTCGGAAGATTCTCAGTTCTAGTAACCAGATCCAGTTTTTTATCAATAG GCCAGATTTGCTAACTGAAACTCAACTGAAACATGAACCTCCATCGCAGGCGATTTGTGATCCAG CAGAATGCGATCCTAAAGACAGCCTGTTGGAAGACCCTGGACCCGCCGCCAAGAGACCGGGATTCTTAG ACAGCTTAGAGGCCAAACTGTCTCGCATCGACTTGGCCAACACACTAAGGGAGCAGGTCCAGGATCTGTTCAACAGGAAGTACGGCGAAGCACTGGGCATCAAGTATCCCGTGCAAGTGCCTTACAAGAGGATCAAGAGCAACCCTGGCTCGGTGATAATCGAGGGCCTGCCTCCGGGAATCCCCTTCAGGAAACCCTGCACGTTCGGCTCGCAGAACCTCGAGAGGATACTGGCGGTGGCTGACAAGATCTCCTTTACCATTATGAG GCCTTTCCAAGGACTTATTCCCAAACCAG CACCAAGAAGAATCACTTTATTGAAGAAGGCGTACTCGTCAATAAGTG CAGAAGAGGAAGACATCAATCGCATGGGTGAAAAAGTTATATTGAGAGAACAAGTGAAGGAGCTGTTCAATAAGAAATACG gAGAAGCTCTAGGTCTGGACCGACCTGTCGTCGTCCCTTACAAGTTGATCCGAGCCAGTCCCGACTCCCTGGAGGTGTGCGGACTTCCAGAAGATATTCTTTTTAGAAACCCTAACACCTACGACATCATTCGATTGGAGAAGATTCTTGAGGCTAGAGATGACATAACTATCAATATCAAAACACCTTTACA gcCTTTTGTACAGCTTTGTCCACAGACTTCAAGTTCAG AATCAAATGAAGTCGCAGTGAATCGTCGCAAACGAAAACGAGTACTGGATAGCAGTCGAAGTGTCCCAGCTCCAGGAGCGGACCCTGCCAATTCAACCAACCAGATTCCAGTAATG CAATGGCCCATGTACATGGTGGACTACAGCGGAGTCAACGTGCAAGTTCCAGGCAAGGTTAAATACTAA